The genomic segment TTGCAGAAAATGTTCGCATAGTCGAAGCCCCGCTCCCCGATCAGCCCCTTGGGGTCGATCGCCAGCCAGCCCCGCTCCCGGCTGTGCAGGACATTGCCGTGGTGAATGTCGCCGTGAAGAGGGCGCACGTCCTGCGGGTGGGCGAGGAGGGCGCGAGCCGTCGCCAGAGACAGCGTGAACAGGCCGCCATATCGGGGTGCCGCCTCTTCCAACGAGCGAAACCAGCGGGTCAGGGGTGTCAGCTCGGGCCACGGCTGCGGTCGGGTCGTGTGGAGTTGCCGGACGACCCCGCACAGCACCCGGCTCGCCTCGTCGTCCCTCCCGGCCCGTACCATCTCGGTCAGGGAGCGGTCGCCTTCGACCCGTTCCAGCAGGATGCTCTCTTCGTGGTGGCGCAGCACGCGGGCTGCCCCCTCGCCGCTGAACCAGACCATCAGGCGGTGGCCGACCCGTTCCTCGTCCACCCGCGCGA from the Deinococcus sp. NW-56 genome contains:
- a CDS encoding aminoglycoside phosphotransferase family protein, whose product is MPFAAFLRRWNLVPDGDPIPTHSSDLLPVRFEGQPAMLKVARVDEERVGHRLMVWFSGEGAARVLRHHEESILLERVEGDRSLTEMVRAGRDDEASRVLCGVVRQLHTTRPQPWPELTPLTRWFRSLEEAAPRYGGLFTLSLATARALLAHPQDVRPLHGDIHHGNVLHSRERGWLAIDPKGLIGERGFDYANIFCNPGLEFAATPGRLARQSFIVAEAAELDRRRLLQWILAYAGLSAAWHLEDGEEGQVRRTLTVASLAAAELHA